From one Comamonas piscis genomic stretch:
- the tuf gene encoding elongation factor Tu, producing the protein MAKGKFERTKPHVNVGTIGHVDHGKTTLTAAIATVLSKKFGGEAKAYDQIDAAPEEKARGITINTAHVEYETANRHYAHVDCPGHADYVKNMITGAAQMDGAVLVCSAADGPMPQTREHILLARQVGVPYIIVFLNKCDMVDDEELLELVEMEVRELLDKYDFPGDDTPIIRGSAKLALEGDQSEKGEPAILRLAEALDTYIPTPERAVDGAFLMPVEDVFSISGRGTVVTGRIERGIIKVGEEIEIVGIKDTVKTIVTGVEMFRKLLDQGQAGDNVGLLLRGTKREDVERGQVLCKPNSIKPHTHFTAEVYVLSKDEGGRHTPFFNNYRPQFYFRTTDVTGAIELPADKEMVMPGDNVSITVKLINPIAMEEGLRFAIREGGRTVGAGVVAKIIA; encoded by the coding sequence ATGGCAAAAGGTAAATTCGAACGGACCAAGCCGCACGTCAACGTGGGCACCATCGGTCACGTCGACCACGGTAAGACCACGCTGACGGCTGCGATTGCAACCGTGCTGTCCAAGAAGTTTGGTGGCGAAGCCAAGGCTTACGACCAAATTGACGCTGCTCCTGAAGAAAAGGCCCGCGGTATCACCATCAATACCGCCCACGTTGAGTACGAAACGGCTAACCGCCACTACGCTCACGTGGACTGCCCAGGTCACGCTGACTATGTGAAGAACATGATCACCGGCGCTGCCCAGATGGACGGCGCTGTGCTGGTGTGCTCGGCCGCTGACGGCCCCATGCCCCAGACCCGCGAACACATCCTGCTGGCTCGCCAGGTGGGCGTGCCTTACATCATCGTGTTCCTGAACAAGTGCGACATGGTCGATGACGAAGAGCTGCTGGAGCTGGTGGAAATGGAAGTCCGCGAACTGCTGGACAAGTACGATTTCCCAGGTGACGACACCCCTATCATCCGCGGCTCGGCTAAGCTGGCTCTGGAAGGCGACCAATCCGAAAAGGGTGAACCCGCTATCCTGCGTCTGGCTGAAGCTCTGGACACCTACATCCCAACGCCTGAGCGCGCTGTGGACGGTGCTTTCCTGATGCCCGTGGAAGACGTGTTCTCCATCTCCGGTCGTGGCACCGTGGTGACCGGCCGTATCGAGCGCGGTATCATCAAGGTCGGCGAAGAAATCGAAATCGTCGGTATCAAAGACACCGTCAAGACCATCGTGACCGGCGTGGAAATGTTCCGCAAGCTGCTGGACCAAGGTCAAGCTGGTGACAACGTTGGCCTGCTGCTGCGCGGCACCAAGCGTGAAGATGTTGAGCGTGGCCAAGTGCTGTGCAAGCCTAACTCGATCAAGCCACACACCCACTTCACCGCTGAAGTGTATGTGCTGAGCAAGGACGAGGGCGGCCGCCACACCCCCTTCTTCAACAACTACCGTCCTCAGTTCTACTTCCGTACCACGGACGTGACCGGCGCCATTGAGCTGCCAGCTGACAAGGAAATGGTTATGCCTGGCGATAACGTGTCGATCACCGTCAAGTTGATCAACCCCATCGCTATGGAAGAAGGTCTGCGTTTCGCTATTCGCGAAGGCGGCCGTACCGTGGGCGCTGGCGTGGTTGCCAAGATCATTGCTTAA
- the rplC gene encoding 50S ribosomal protein L3, producing the protein MSQSNSLGLLGRKVGMMRLFTDDGDAVPVTVVDVSNNRVTQVKTQENDGYVALQVTFGQRRASRVTKPAAGHLAKAGVEAGEITQEFRVAADTAGKYAAGASLPVTEIFAVGQKVDVQGTSIGKGYAGTIKRHNFKSQRASHGNSRSHNVPGSIGMAQDPGRVFPGKRMTGHMGDETVTTQNLDVVRIDEARQLLLIKGAIPGSKNGFVTVRPAVKAVAKGAN; encoded by the coding sequence ATGAGTCAAAGCAACTCCCTCGGGTTGCTGGGCCGTAAGGTAGGCATGATGCGCCTGTTCACGGATGACGGCGATGCAGTGCCTGTCACCGTGGTGGATGTATCTAACAACCGCGTGACCCAGGTTAAAACCCAAGAGAACGACGGCTACGTGGCCCTGCAGGTCACCTTTGGTCAACGTCGCGCCTCGCGCGTGACCAAGCCAGCCGCTGGCCACCTGGCCAAAGCAGGCGTGGAAGCTGGTGAAATCACCCAGGAATTCCGCGTTGCAGCTGACACCGCCGGCAAGTACGCCGCAGGTGCATCCCTGCCAGTGACCGAGATCTTCGCAGTGGGCCAAAAGGTCGACGTGCAAGGTACCTCGATCGGTAAGGGCTACGCCGGTACCATCAAGCGTCACAACTTCAAGTCGCAACGCGCGTCGCACGGTAACAGCCGTTCGCACAACGTTCCCGGCTCGATCGGTATGGCACAAGACCCAGGTCGCGTGTTCCCCGGTAAGCGCATGACTGGTCACATGGGCGATGAGACCGTGACTACCCAGAATCTCGACGTGGTTCGTATCGACGAAGCGCGTCAACTGCTGCTGATCAAGGGCGCAATCCCCGGTTCGAAGAATGGCTTCGTAACCGTGCGTCCTGCTGTCAAGGCAGTTGCTAAAGGAGCGAACTAA
- the rplD gene encoding 50S ribosomal protein L4 has protein sequence MKLELLNEQGKAASQVDAPETVFGRDFNEDLIHQIIVAYRANGRQGTRAQKDREQVRHSTAKPFKQKGTGRARAGMTSSPLWRGGGRIFPNLPDENFTQKINKKMYRAGMASIFSQLAREGRLAVVDSLTVDSPKTKVLADKLKSMNLESVMVIADEVDENLYLASRNLKNVFVVEPRYADPVSLVQFKKVLVTKGALDKLKEMFA, from the coding sequence ATGAAGCTCGAACTCCTGAACGAACAAGGTAAGGCAGCCTCCCAAGTGGACGCTCCTGAGACCGTGTTTGGTCGCGATTTCAATGAAGACCTGATTCACCAGATCATCGTTGCTTACCGCGCCAACGGCCGTCAAGGCACACGCGCTCAAAAAGACCGTGAACAAGTCCGTCACTCGACCGCCAAGCCTTTTAAACAAAAGGGTACGGGTCGCGCACGTGCTGGTATGACCTCCTCGCCTCTGTGGCGTGGCGGTGGTCGCATTTTCCCGAATCTGCCTGATGAAAACTTCACGCAGAAGATCAACAAGAAGATGTACCGTGCCGGTATGGCATCCATCTTCTCGCAGCTGGCCCGTGAAGGCCGCCTGGCTGTGGTTGATTCGCTGACGGTTGATTCGCCCAAGACCAAGGTGCTGGCTGACAAGCTCAAGTCCATGAACCTCGAATCGGTGATGGTGATCGCTGACGAAGTGGACGAAAACCTGTACCTCGCTTCGCGCAATCTGAAGAATGTGTTCGTGGTTGAACCACGTTACGCTGACCCAGTGTCGCTGGTGCAATTCAAGAAAGTGCTCGTCACCAAGGGCGCTCTCGACAAACTCAAGGAGATGTTCGCATGA
- the rplB gene encoding 50S ribosomal protein L2: MAVIKLKPTSPGQRHVVKVTRGHLHKGEGFAPLLEPQFQKAGRNNNGHITTRHKGGGHKHHYRVVDFKRTKDGIPAKVERIEYDPNRTAHIALVCYADGERRYVIAPRNLEVGATIVSGSEAPIRVGNTLPIRNIPVGSTIHCIELKIGAGAQIARSAGTSATLLAREGVYAQVRMRSGEVRKIHIECRATIGEVANEEHSLRQLGKAGVKRWMGIRPTVRGVVMNPVDHPHGGGEGKTGEGRHAVDPWGNLTKGYRTRNNKRTQTMIVSRRKK, encoded by the coding sequence ATGGCTGTTATTAAGCTCAAACCAACTTCCCCAGGCCAACGCCATGTGGTGAAGGTGACCCGTGGCCATCTGCACAAGGGCGAAGGCTTCGCTCCTCTGCTGGAACCTCAGTTCCAAAAGGCAGGCCGCAACAACAACGGTCACATTACTACCCGTCACAAGGGCGGTGGTCACAAGCACCACTACCGCGTAGTGGACTTCAAGCGCACCAAGGACGGTATCCCCGCCAAGGTTGAGCGTATTGAATACGATCCAAACCGTACCGCTCACATCGCTCTGGTGTGCTATGCAGACGGCGAGCGTCGTTATGTGATCGCTCCGCGCAACCTGGAAGTGGGCGCAACCATTGTCAGTGGCTCTGAAGCACCGATCCGCGTGGGTAACACCCTGCCGATCCGCAACATCCCTGTGGGTTCGACCATTCACTGCATCGAGCTGAAGATCGGCGCTGGCGCACAAATCGCCCGCTCTGCTGGTACCTCGGCTACCTTGCTGGCTCGCGAAGGCGTCTACGCCCAAGTGCGTATGCGTTCGGGCGAAGTTCGCAAGATCCATATCGAATGCCGTGCAACCATTGGTGAAGTCGCCAACGAAGAACACAGCCTGCGCCAATTGGGCAAGGCCGGTGTCAAGCGTTGGATGGGTATTCGTCCTACCGTTCGCGGTGTGGTGATGAATCCTGTCGACCACCCACACGGTGGTGGTGAAGGCAAGACCGGTGAAGGCCGTCACGCAGTTGACCCATGGGGCAATCTGACGAAGGGCTACCGTACCCGTAACAACAAGCGCACACAGACCATGATCGTGTCGCGCCGTAAGAAGTAA
- the rplW gene encoding 50S ribosomal protein L23: MSRVNPTPAERKFDEGRLMQVLVAPIVSEKATLVAEKSNAVTFKVLQNATKPEIKAAVELLFKVEVKGVSVVNTKGKTKRFGKTIGRRDNVRKAYVLLKPGQELNLSGEAA; the protein is encoded by the coding sequence ATGAGCCGTGTGAACCCTACTCCCGCCGAACGCAAGTTCGACGAAGGTCGTCTGATGCAAGTGCTGGTTGCTCCTATCGTGTCCGAAAAGGCCACGCTGGTTGCTGAAAAGTCCAACGCTGTGACATTCAAGGTGCTGCAGAACGCCACCAAGCCCGAGATCAAGGCCGCTGTTGAGCTGCTGTTCAAGGTCGAAGTGAAGGGCGTGTCTGTGGTGAACACCAAGGGCAAGACCAAGCGCTTTGGCAAGACCATTGGCCGTCGCGACAACGTTCGCAAGGCTTATGTGCTGCTCAAGCCAGGTCAAGAGCTGAACCTCTCTGGGGAGGCTGCGTAA
- the rpsJ gene encoding 30S ribosomal protein S10: MSKQKIRIRLKAFDYKLIDQSAAEIVETAKRTGAIVKGPVPLPTRMKRFDILRSPHVNKTSRDQLEIRTHQRLMDIVDPTDKTVDALMKLDLAAGVDVEIKLQ, encoded by the coding sequence ATGTCCAAGCAAAAAATCCGCATCCGCCTGAAGGCTTTCGATTACAAGTTGATCGACCAGTCTGCTGCTGAAATCGTAGAAACCGCCAAGCGCACCGGCGCGATCGTCAAGGGCCCCGTGCCCCTGCCGACCCGCATGAAGCGTTTCGACATTCTGCGTTCGCCCCACGTGAACAAGACCTCGCGTGACCAGCTGGAAATCCGCACCCACCAACGCCTGATGGACATTGTCGATCCTACCGACAAGACCGTTGACGCGCTGATGAAGCTGGACCTGGCTGCCGGCGTGGACGTCGAAATCAAACTGCAATAA